A window of the Luoshenia tenuis genome harbors these coding sequences:
- a CDS encoding DUF3795 domain-containing protein — MKDYRRKDPRFSLCGLNCALCPMHLGSYCPGCGGGEGHQSCAVIRCSREQGEMDYCFECAQFPCPRYDSLTEYDSFIPHRHMVRDLKRVQQIGPAAYGEELEQKLAILQRLLEHYNDGRRKTFYIAAVSLLDLSDLSAAMDELNRFSISAQDASIKEMAAFAVARLTALAGEKQIELKLRKKPKSR; from the coding sequence ATGAAAGATTACCGGAGAAAAGATCCGCGTTTTTCGCTTTGCGGGTTAAACTGCGCCCTTTGCCCCATGCACCTTGGCAGCTATTGCCCCGGCTGTGGCGGCGGCGAAGGGCACCAAAGCTGTGCGGTGATCCGTTGCAGCCGGGAGCAGGGCGAGATGGATTACTGCTTTGAATGCGCACAATTCCCTTGCCCGCGCTACGACAGCCTGACCGAATACGATTCTTTTATCCCCCACCGGCACATGGTGCGCGATCTTAAGCGCGTTCAGCAGATCGGCCCCGCCGCTTATGGCGAAGAGCTGGAGCAAAAATTGGCTATCCTGCAGCGCTTACTGGAGCACTATAACGACGGCCGGCGCAAGACGTTTTATATTGCGGCGGTATCCCTGCTGGATCTATCCGATCTTTCAGCGGCGATGGACGAGTTAAATCGTTTCTCCATCTCCGCACAAGACGCCTCCATTAAGGAGATGGCCGCGTTTGCTGTCGCGCGCTTAACTGCGCTTGCCGGGGAAAAGCAGATAGAGCTGAAGCTGCGCAAAAAGCCAAAATCAAGGTAG
- the kdpB gene encoding potassium-transporting ATPase subunit KdpB — MSKKRNQKLITPEIFRQAVIGSFVKLNPRYMMKNPVMFVVEVGFVITLVLSFFPALFGDVGGGSLRTYNIIVAAILFVTVLFANFAESVAEGRGKAQAASLKKTQKDTQARLLEDNGGERTVLSSELKKGDVVLVRAGEIIPGDGEVIEGIASVDESAITGESAPVVRESGGDFCSVTGGTTVVSDWLKIRITSDPGNSFLDRMIALVEGASRKKTPNEIALNTLLVSLTIIFMIVIVTLYPIGIYSGVQLQTSTLIALAVCLIPTTIGGLLSAIGIAGMDRVTRFNVIAMSGKAVEACGDVDTMILDKTGTITYGNRLAADFFPVGGARREELIGCAALTCLQDDTPEGKSTLQLAREMGDHSEAVEGASFIEFTAQTRMSGVDLPDGTRIRKGAADAIEQYVKALGGQIPGDLHEQVDKISSLGGTPLTVCLNDRILGVIYLKDTVKPGMVERFQRLRAIGIKTIMCTGDNPLTAATIAKEAGVDGFIAECKPEDKIDVIKMEQSQGKIVAMTGDGTNDAPALAQANVGLAMNSGTTAAKEAANMVDLDSDPTKILEVVEIGKQLLITRGSLTTFSIANDIAKYFAIIPAMFMMAIPQLGVLNIMHLATPYSAILSALIFNAIIIPCLIPLAMKGVKYRPMSSGKMLGRNMLIYGVGGVITPFIGIKIIDLIIHPLLALMGL, encoded by the coding sequence ATGAGTAAGAAACGCAATCAAAAGCTGATTACGCCGGAGATCTTCCGCCAGGCGGTAATAGGTTCGTTTGTAAAGCTGAACCCCCGGTATATGATGAAGAACCCCGTCATGTTTGTGGTAGAGGTGGGGTTTGTGATCACGCTGGTACTGTCCTTTTTTCCGGCGCTGTTCGGGGACGTGGGCGGCGGATCCCTTCGCACCTATAATATCATTGTAGCGGCGATCCTGTTTGTAACCGTACTGTTTGCCAACTTTGCCGAATCCGTGGCGGAAGGGCGGGGCAAGGCCCAGGCGGCCAGCCTGAAAAAGACCCAGAAGGACACCCAGGCCCGATTGCTGGAGGACAACGGCGGGGAAAGGACCGTGCTTTCCAGCGAGCTGAAAAAAGGGGATGTGGTGCTGGTTCGCGCCGGCGAGATCATCCCTGGCGATGGCGAGGTCATCGAGGGCATCGCCTCGGTGGATGAATCCGCCATTACTGGCGAATCCGCCCCGGTGGTGCGGGAATCGGGCGGGGACTTCTGCTCGGTCACCGGCGGTACTACCGTGGTTTCGGACTGGTTGAAGATCCGCATCACCTCTGACCCGGGCAATAGCTTCCTGGATCGGATGATCGCCCTGGTCGAAGGGGCCTCGCGGAAAAAGACCCCCAACGAGATCGCGCTCAACACCCTGCTGGTTTCGCTGACCATCATTTTCATGATCGTGATCGTAACGCTGTATCCCATCGGCATCTATTCGGGCGTGCAGCTGCAGACCTCCACATTGATCGCCCTGGCCGTCTGCCTGATCCCTACCACCATTGGCGGCCTGCTCTCGGCCATCGGCATCGCGGGGATGGACCGGGTCACCCGGTTTAACGTCATCGCCATGTCCGGTAAGGCCGTAGAGGCCTGCGGGGATGTGGATACCATGATCCTGGATAAGACGGGCACCATCACCTATGGCAACCGCCTGGCCGCGGATTTCTTCCCGGTGGGCGGGGCGCGGCGAGAGGAGCTAATCGGATGCGCGGCGCTGACCTGTCTGCAGGACGATACCCCGGAGGGCAAATCCACCCTGCAACTGGCTCGGGAAATGGGAGACCATAGCGAAGCTGTGGAAGGCGCCAGCTTTATCGAATTCACGGCGCAGACCCGGATGAGCGGCGTGGACCTGCCCGACGGCACCCGCATCCGCAAGGGCGCGGCCGATGCCATCGAGCAATACGTCAAGGCGCTGGGCGGCCAGATCCCTGGCGACCTGCACGAGCAGGTGGATAAGATATCGAGCCTGGGCGGCACGCCCCTGACCGTTTGCCTGAATGACCGGATTTTGGGCGTGATCTATTTAAAGGATACCGTTAAGCCCGGTATGGTGGAGCGGTTCCAGCGCCTGCGCGCCATCGGCATCAAGACCATTATGTGCACGGGCGATAATCCCCTGACCGCGGCTACCATCGCCAAAGAGGCGGGCGTGGATGGCTTTATCGCCGAGTGCAAACCGGAAGATAAGATCGATGTGATCAAGATGGAGCAATCCCAGGGCAAGATCGTGGCCATGACGGGCGACGGCACCAACGATGCGCCGGCCCTGGCCCAGGCCAATGTGGGCCTGGCCATGAACAGCGGCACCACGGCAGCCAAGGAGGCCGCCAATATGGTCGATCTGGATTCGGACCCGACCAAGATTCTGGAGGTCGTGGAGATCGGCAAACAGCTGCTGATTACCCGCGGCAGCCTGACCACCTTCTCCATCGCCAACGATATTGCAAAGTATTTTGCCATTATTCCGGCGATGTTTATGATGGCGATCCCGCAGCTGGGCGTGCTCAATATCATGCATTTGGCCACGCCTTACAGCGCGATCCTGTCCGCGCTCATCTTTAACGCGATCATCATTCCCTGCCTGATTCCCCTGGCGATGAAGGGCGTTAAGTACCGGCCGATGTCCTCGGGTAAAATGCTGGGCAGAAACATGCTGATCTATGGCGTAGGCGGCGTGATCACTCCGTTTATCGGAATTAAGATCATCGATCTGATCATCCATCCGCTGCTTGCGCTGATGGGCCTATAA
- a CDS encoding radical SAM protein: MQNPQVKHLYSGGVITNYYCSSKCKHCSVASSPSWAKDYMTREMARKILRRMRGMGCDSIHVGGGEPMLNFEGLKAFLEEARDAGIMIEYIESNSSWYRDEADALQKLHTLQALGVDTLLISMSPFHNEYIPFQKVHDVMAACRKAGMRVFPWISEYFGDINQLDVCKTHTLAEYDAHFGRRFIDDMPRQWIGFTGRAAQFYKTRLALTPLSQILKKAGPCHKPYQTGHFHIDLYGNYLGCQGLAIALEDLGKPLDEEKYPYSTLLYQKGVGALLEAAQAKGYQPEKGYLSACHLCIELRRFLSGQLGEESRELQPTGYYTKV, encoded by the coding sequence ATGCAAAACCCGCAAGTCAAGCATCTCTATTCTGGCGGCGTGATCACCAATTATTATTGTTCCAGCAAGTGCAAGCACTGTTCGGTAGCGTCCTCGCCCAGCTGGGCTAAGGATTATATGACCCGGGAGATGGCGCGCAAGATCCTGCGGCGGATGCGCGGCATGGGCTGTGATTCCATCCATGTGGGCGGCGGGGAGCCTATGCTGAATTTTGAAGGACTCAAGGCTTTTCTCGAGGAGGCCCGGGATGCGGGCATTATGATCGAATACATCGAAAGCAACTCGTCCTGGTATCGGGATGAGGCCGACGCGCTGCAAAAGCTCCATACGCTGCAGGCGCTGGGGGTGGATACCCTGCTGATCTCCATGAGTCCCTTTCATAACGAATACATTCCCTTCCAGAAGGTGCACGACGTGATGGCCGCCTGCCGCAAGGCGGGCATGCGGGTGTTCCCCTGGATCAGCGAATATTTCGGCGACATCAATCAGCTGGATGTATGCAAGACCCATACGCTGGCGGAATACGACGCGCACTTTGGCCGGCGCTTTATCGACGATATGCCCCGGCAGTGGATCGGCTTTACCGGGCGCGCAGCCCAGTTTTACAAAACGCGGCTTGCGCTTACGCCGCTATCTCAAATCCTAAAAAAGGCCGGCCCCTGCCATAAGCCCTATCAGACCGGGCACTTCCATATCGACCTGTACGGCAATTACCTGGGCTGCCAGGGCCTGGCCATTGCGCTGGAAGATCTGGGCAAGCCCCTGGATGAGGAGAAGTACCCTTATAGCACCCTGCTTTACCAAAAGGGGGTGGGGGCGCTCTTGGAGGCCGCCCAGGCCAAGGGATACCAGCCTGAAAAAGGTTACTTAAGCGCATGTCACCTGTGCATCGAGCTGCGGCGTTTCCTCTCCGGGCAGCTGGGGGAGGAAAGCCGCGAGCTGCAGCCCACCGGTTATTATACCAAGGTTTGA
- the kdpC gene encoding K(+)-transporting ATPase subunit C, translating into MKESAKGFLHGTRQAVVVTLVLMLICGLIFPTLLTGISALIFPHQAGGSLVEVEEQTLGAQNVGQEFTQDYYMWSRPSAYHYNVYTEDAQGNQYYTDGTEFAGLSSGSNNYAPSNPDLAARVEEDIAKFLERNPDVKREDIPTDLLTASGSGLDPHISPASAEVQIPRIVKASGLSEDTVREIVARHTGGKVLGVFGEDTVNVLLVNIDIATAMGLIGSQAE; encoded by the coding sequence ATGAAAGAATCTGCAAAAGGATTCCTGCACGGGACCCGACAGGCCGTCGTGGTGACCCTGGTACTGATGCTGATCTGCGGACTGATCTTTCCCACGCTTTTGACGGGCATTTCGGCGCTGATCTTTCCGCATCAGGCCGGCGGCAGCCTGGTAGAGGTAGAGGAGCAGACCCTGGGCGCCCAGAATGTAGGGCAGGAATTCACACAGGATTATTATATGTGGAGCCGGCCTTCGGCGTATCATTACAACGTTTATACCGAGGATGCACAGGGCAACCAGTACTATACCGATGGTACGGAGTTTGCCGGCCTGAGCTCTGGCTCCAATAACTACGCACCCTCCAACCCGGATCTGGCGGCGCGGGTAGAGGAGGATATCGCCAAGTTTTTGGAGCGCAACCCGGATGTCAAGCGCGAGGATATTCCTACCGATCTGCTAACGGCCTCCGGCTCCGGGCTGGACCCGCATATCTCTCCGGCGTCCGCCGAGGTGCAGATTCCGCGCATCGTAAAGGCCTCGGGCTTGAGCGAGGATACGGTCCGCGAGATCGTGGCGCGGCATACGGGCGGCAAAGTCCTGGGCGTATTTGGCGAGGATACCGTCAACGTCCTGCTGGTCAATATCGACATCGCCACCGCCATGGGGCTGATCGGCTCCCAAGCGGAATAA
- a CDS encoding nitroreductase family protein has protein sequence MNAVVENIMSRRSVRRFKSQQLSPEHLRQILEAGLWAPSAGGRQSAIMLVCQDAQANEDMGRINRKIFGGALKPGAHIVNEKQISIAEDDSLQSAFYSAPTVITIFAPEGHRWGINDCTVMAQNLMLAAWSLGVGSVHVTRAEDTFATEQGQALMARAGIDPEYVARCSICLGYPDGEIGEGKPRRAGRIFVVE, from the coding sequence ATGAATGCGGTAGTGGAAAATATAATGTCGCGGCGCTCCGTGCGGCGCTTCAAATCCCAACAGCTTTCGCCTGAACACTTGCGCCAGATCCTTGAAGCGGGGCTCTGGGCGCCCAGTGCAGGCGGCCGCCAATCGGCCATCATGCTGGTTTGCCAAGATGCGCAGGCAAACGAAGATATGGGGCGCATAAATCGTAAAATTTTCGGGGGCGCGCTCAAACCCGGCGCGCATATCGTCAACGAAAAGCAGATCAGCATCGCAGAGGATGATTCGCTTCAAAGCGCATTTTATAGCGCACCCACCGTTATAACGATTTTTGCGCCGGAGGGACACCGTTGGGGCATTAACGATTGTACGGTAATGGCCCAAAACCTGATGCTGGCGGCCTGGTCCCTGGGCGTAGGTAGCGTGCATGTTACACGTGCGGAGGATACTTTTGCTACTGAGCAGGGACAGGCGCTGATGGCGAGGGCGGGAATCGACCCGGAATACGTCGCCCGGTGCAGCATATGCCTGGGATACCCGGATGGAGAGATCGGTGAGGGCAAGCCGCGGCGCGCCGGTCGGATTTTTGTGGTTGAATAG
- a CDS encoding MerR family transcriptional regulator, with translation MRTISQVAKLTGLSTRTLQYYDEIGLLKPSERTASGYRLYGEADLQRLQQIMFFKELDFKLRDIGQLLDQPDFDRIEAFKRQKTLLEIRRNRIDGLIKLLGRLEKGEDCMSFKEFDMSEYISALEDFKARKEEDVIKHWGSIEKFEQFIQKVREDQDKLAPIAVKQFGSVEKYTEAMKYNLEHFSELMERADQLKENMDEVLSHSDALYQELTRDMRQDAACARVQEAAGRIVAYAGETNLGLDMGEGFWDMVIDSYGNDEVIQFTEQKYGEGAAEYIARALRYYFHHD, from the coding sequence ATGCGAACCATCAGCCAGGTTGCAAAGTTGACGGGACTGAGCACAAGGACGCTGCAATATTATGATGAGATCGGCCTGCTGAAGCCTTCGGAGCGCACAGCGTCCGGCTATCGTCTGTACGGCGAGGCAGACCTGCAACGGCTCCAGCAGATCATGTTTTTTAAGGAGCTGGATTTTAAGCTCAGAGATATTGGGCAGTTGCTGGATCAACCGGATTTTGATCGGATCGAGGCCTTTAAAAGGCAAAAAACGCTGCTGGAGATCAGGCGCAACCGTATCGACGGGCTGATCAAGCTGTTGGGCCGCCTGGAAAAAGGAGAAGATTGCATGAGCTTTAAGGAATTTGATATGAGCGAATATATTAGCGCGCTGGAAGATTTTAAGGCGCGCAAAGAGGAGGACGTGATCAAACACTGGGGAAGTATAGAGAAATTTGAGCAGTTTATACAAAAAGTGCGGGAGGATCAGGATAAACTGGCGCCCATCGCCGTCAAGCAGTTTGGAAGCGTAGAGAAGTACACCGAGGCTATGAAGTACAACCTGGAACACTTTTCCGAACTGATGGAAAGGGCGGATCAATTAAAGGAGAACATGGATGAGGTGCTGAGCCACAGCGACGCGCTGTATCAGGAGTTGACCCGCGATATGCGGCAAGACGCCGCCTGCGCGCGGGTGCAGGAAGCGGCGGGCCGCATCGTCGCCTATGCCGGGGAAACGAACCTGGGCTTGGATATGGGCGAGGGCTTTTGGGACATGGTGATCGATAGTTACGGCAACGATGAAGTCATTCAATTCACAGAACAAAAGTACGGGGAGGGGGCGGCGGAATATATCGCAAGGGCGCTGAGGTACTATTTTCATCATGATTAG
- a CDS encoding dihydroxyacetone kinase subunit DhaK, translating into MQRIMNQPDDIVDEMLKGFLKAHSELVEKTENPRVVKAKDIPEGKVGVVTGGGSGHKPAFVGYVGKNMCDAVAVGEIFSSPTAAAFLDAFKAADQGNGVACLYGNYSGDNMNVKMAVKMAKKQGITVKTVVANDDVASAPKDQREKRRGVAGEVLMWKVGGAKASKGGSLDEVIAAAQKAIDNTRSVGIGLTPCTLPAVGHPNFEIKEGTMEVGIGHHGEPGIEVCALETADKMAKRMVDTVVPDYPFEAGDEVVVLVSGLGATPVMELYVLYDEIDKLLSEKGIKTHKAYVGNYFTSLEMMGATLTVMKLDDELKELIDMPANCMGLTQF; encoded by the coding sequence TTGCAACGCATCATGAATCAGCCGGACGATATTGTAGACGAGATGCTAAAAGGCTTTTTAAAAGCCCATAGCGAACTGGTGGAAAAGACCGAGAATCCCAGGGTCGTCAAGGCCAAGGACATCCCCGAGGGCAAGGTCGGCGTGGTGACCGGCGGCGGATCGGGCCACAAACCCGCCTTTGTGGGTTATGTGGGCAAAAATATGTGCGATGCCGTGGCCGTGGGCGAGATCTTCTCCTCCCCCACCGCCGCCGCGTTCCTGGATGCCTTTAAGGCTGCCGATCAGGGCAACGGCGTGGCCTGCTTGTACGGCAACTACTCCGGCGACAATATGAACGTGAAGATGGCTGTAAAGATGGCCAAAAAGCAGGGCATCACGGTCAAGACCGTGGTGGCCAATGACGATGTGGCCTCCGCCCCCAAGGATCAGCGCGAAAAGCGGCGCGGCGTAGCCGGCGAGGTGCTGATGTGGAAGGTGGGCGGCGCCAAAGCTTCCAAGGGCGGCAGCCTGGACGAGGTGATCGCCGCAGCGCAAAAGGCCATCGATAACACCCGCAGCGTAGGCATTGGGCTTACCCCCTGCACGCTGCCGGCCGTGGGTCACCCGAACTTTGAGATCAAAGAGGGCACGATGGAAGTGGGCATCGGCCACCATGGCGAGCCGGGCATCGAGGTATGCGCGCTGGAGACCGCCGATAAGATGGCCAAGCGCATGGTGGATACCGTGGTGCCGGATTATCCCTTTGAGGCGGGCGACGAAGTGGTGGTGCTGGTCTCCGGCCTGGGCGCGACCCCGGTGATGGAGCTGTATGTGCTCTACGATGAGATCGATAAACTGCTCAGCGAAAAAGGCATCAAGACCCATAAGGCCTATGTGGGCAACTACTTTACCTCCCTTGAGATGATGGGCGCCACGCTGACGGTGATGAAGCTGGACGACGAGCTCAAAGAGCTGATCGACATGCCGGCCAACTGCATGGGCTTAACGCAGTTCTAA
- the guaA gene encoding glutamine-hydrolyzing GMP synthase — MQQDMIVVLDLGSEDNTLIARELRSLGVYSEIHPHDITAAQLKALPNVRGIILNGGPNRVVDGVSIDASKAVYESGLPLFAVDHKGQIPQNLERWPKDAGQLRDTLRAFTFEACKAQANWNMENFIADQIELVREQVGDKKVLLALSGGVDSSVVAALLLKAIGDQLTCVHVNHGLLRKGEAEQVVEVFQKQLGANLVYVDASERFLGKLAGVADPEQKRKIIGAEFIRVFEEEARKLDGIEFLAQGTIYPDIVESGTKTAKMVKSHHNVGGLPDDLQFELVEPLKMLFKDEVRACGVALGLPDNMVYRQPFPGPGLGVRCLGAITRERLEAVRESDAILREEFANAGLQGKVWQYFTVVPDFKSVGVRDNARSFEYPVILRAVNTIDAMTASIEPLDWALLEKITQRITHEVPGVNRVLYDLTPKPVGTIEWE; from the coding sequence ATGCAACAGGATATGATCGTCGTTCTGGATTTAGGGAGTGAGGACAATACCCTCATCGCCCGGGAGTTACGCAGCCTGGGCGTGTACAGCGAGATCCATCCCCACGACATTACCGCGGCCCAGTTAAAGGCGCTGCCCAACGTGCGGGGCATCATTTTAAACGGCGGCCCCAACCGGGTGGTCGACGGGGTGAGCATTGACGCATCTAAGGCCGTTTATGAAAGCGGGCTGCCGCTGTTTGCCGTTGACCACAAAGGGCAGATCCCCCAAAATCTGGAGCGTTGGCCCAAGGACGCGGGGCAGCTGCGCGATACGCTGCGCGCGTTTACCTTTGAGGCCTGCAAGGCCCAGGCCAACTGGAATATGGAAAACTTCATCGCCGACCAGATCGAGCTAGTGCGCGAACAGGTAGGCGATAAAAAAGTGCTGCTGGCCCTGTCCGGCGGGGTGGATTCCTCTGTCGTGGCGGCGCTGCTGCTCAAGGCGATCGGCGATCAGCTCACCTGCGTGCACGTCAACCACGGGCTGCTGCGCAAGGGCGAGGCCGAGCAGGTGGTTGAGGTCTTCCAAAAACAGCTGGGCGCCAACCTGGTGTATGTGGACGCCAGCGAGCGGTTCCTCGGCAAGCTTGCAGGCGTGGCCGACCCGGAGCAAAAGCGCAAGATCATCGGCGCCGAATTTATCCGCGTGTTTGAAGAGGAGGCCCGCAAGCTGGATGGCATCGAGTTCCTGGCCCAAGGGACCATCTACCCCGATATCGTGGAAAGCGGCACCAAGACGGCTAAAATGGTCAAATCCCACCACAATGTAGGTGGGCTGCCGGATGACCTGCAATTTGAGCTGGTGGAGCCGCTCAAGATGCTGTTCAAAGACGAGGTGCGCGCCTGCGGCGTGGCACTGGGCCTGCCGGACAACATGGTCTACCGCCAGCCCTTCCCCGGCCCGGGTCTGGGGGTGCGCTGCCTGGGCGCCATCACCCGCGAGCGGCTGGAAGCCGTGCGTGAGAGCGATGCGATCCTGCGCGAGGAGTTTGCAAACGCGGGCCTGCAGGGCAAGGTTTGGCAGTACTTCACCGTGGTGCCGGACTTCAAGTCCGTTGGCGTGCGGGATAACGCCCGTAGCTTTGAATATCCGGTGATCCTGCGCGCGGTCAACACCATTGACGCGATGACCGCCAGCATCGAGCCGCTGGACTGGGCACTGCTGGAGAAGATCACCCAGCGCATCACCCACGAGGTGCCGGGCGTGAACCGCGTCCTTTACGACCTGACGCCAAAGCCGGTCGGGACGATCGAGTGGGAGTAA
- a CDS encoding alcohol dehydrogenase catalytic domain-containing protein, with protein sequence MSTLPEKMKAIVAYAPGDYRFEMVDTPRAGEGEMVLKVEACGICAGDTKAFAGAPSFWGGDGNPPYIKAPMIPGHEFVGTVVEIGPNVKGDWKIGDRICPEQIVPCGECMFCKTGRHWMCEKHDLFGFQNNVNGGMAEYVKLTKEALPYRVPQDMPIAQAALIEPYACSFHCVERAQVKTTDVVVQSGVGTLGLGMIGALRQANPKCLVALDMSDERLAKAKAFGADIVMNPGKEDVVAKIKEMTGGYGCDIYIEATGHPSSVQQGLEAIRKMGRFVEFSVFGDLVKVDWSIISDRKELDLLGSHLSPFCYDTVIEWIGNGKLPTEGVVTHQLPLEKWEEGFHIAKTGEGGALKVVLVPGME encoded by the coding sequence TTGAGTACACTACCGGAAAAAATGAAGGCAATCGTCGCTTATGCGCCGGGTGATTACCGTTTTGAAATGGTGGACACCCCCCGCGCGGGCGAGGGCGAAATGGTGCTCAAGGTAGAGGCGTGCGGCATCTGCGCGGGCGATACCAAGGCTTTTGCGGGCGCGCCCAGCTTCTGGGGCGGAGACGGCAATCCCCCGTATATCAAGGCGCCGATGATCCCGGGCCACGAGTTTGTGGGCACGGTGGTGGAGATCGGCCCCAACGTCAAGGGCGATTGGAAGATCGGGGACCGCATCTGCCCCGAGCAGATCGTTCCCTGCGGGGAATGTATGTTCTGTAAGACCGGGCGGCACTGGATGTGCGAAAAGCACGATCTGTTCGGCTTCCAGAATAACGTCAACGGCGGCATGGCCGAGTACGTAAAACTGACCAAAGAGGCGCTGCCCTACCGCGTGCCGCAGGATATGCCCATCGCGCAGGCCGCGCTGATCGAGCCGTACGCCTGCTCTTTCCACTGTGTGGAGCGCGCCCAGGTCAAGACTACGGATGTTGTGGTGCAATCCGGGGTAGGCACGCTGGGGCTGGGGATGATCGGCGCGCTGCGCCAGGCTAACCCCAAGTGCCTGGTGGCGCTGGACATGAGCGACGAGCGGCTGGCCAAGGCCAAGGCCTTTGGCGCGGACATCGTGATGAACCCCGGCAAGGAAGACGTGGTGGCCAAGATCAAGGAGATGACCGGCGGTTATGGGTGCGATATCTATATCGAGGCCACGGGCCATCCCTCCAGCGTACAGCAGGGGCTGGAAGCCATCCGCAAGATGGGCCGGTTTGTGGAGTTCAGCGTGTTTGGCGACCTGGTAAAGGTGGACTGGTCCATCATCAGCGACCGCAAGGAGTTGGACCTGCTGGGCTCGCACTTGAGCCCGTTCTGCTACGACACGGTAATCGAATGGATCGGAAATGGCAAGTTGCCCACCGAGGGCGTGGTCACACACCAGCTGCCGCTTGAGAAATGGGAGGAAGGCTTCCATATCGCCAAGACCGGCGAAGGCGGCGCGCTGAAGGTCGTTCTGGTTCCGGGCATGGAATAA
- the dhaL gene encoding dihydroxyacetone kinase subunit DhaL: protein MSVFQNKDGKPVLLAMVKAIQDNKAYLGEVDGLIGDGDHGMNMNKGFSLFEKRFADTDFTFTEGLDELGNILFAEIGGSMGPIYGTIFMDSAEAGEDLEEIDVQQLHDMLAAGLEGLQGIVEAQVGDKTLVDTLSPAVDALKAAADAGKPLPEALEDMKAAAQAGKESTKDMVAKYGRSSRLGERSRGVLDAGATSCCIILTAMADAIAAQL, encoded by the coding sequence ATGAGCGTATTTCAAAATAAAGACGGCAAACCCGTATTGCTGGCTATGGTCAAGGCCATTCAGGATAACAAGGCCTATCTGGGCGAGGTGGACGGCCTGATCGGCGACGGCGACCACGGCATGAACATGAACAAAGGCTTCAGCCTGTTTGAAAAGCGGTTTGCCGATACCGATTTCACCTTTACAGAAGGATTAGACGAACTGGGCAATATCCTGTTTGCGGAGATCGGCGGCTCCATGGGCCCCATCTACGGCACGATCTTTATGGATTCCGCCGAGGCAGGCGAGGACTTAGAGGAGATCGATGTACAGCAGCTGCATGATATGCTGGCTGCGGGCCTGGAAGGGCTGCAGGGCATCGTGGAGGCGCAGGTAGGCGATAAGACGCTGGTGGATACCTTAAGCCCCGCTGTAGACGCCCTGAAAGCGGCCGCGGATGCGGGCAAGCCGTTGCCCGAGGCGTTGGAAGACATGAAAGCGGCCGCTCAGGCGGGCAAAGAATCCACCAAGGACATGGTGGCTAAATACGGCCGCTCCAGCCGGCTGGGCGAGCGCTCCCGCGGGGTGCTGGACGCCGGCGCTACCAGCTGCTGCATCATCTTAACGGCGATGGCGGACGCGATCGCCGCACAGCTGTAA
- the rpiB gene encoding ribose 5-phosphate isomerase B: MKLIIGCDEAAYNLKMVIIKHLEEKGYEVDDFGAAKGETVLYPDVAYKVAGEVAKGNYEKGILLCGTGIGMCICANKVPGIRAAVCHDPYSAERARKSNDAQIMCMGERVIGVELAKYLVDIWLGCDFAGGGSAPKVARIMELEKEYQQRA, translated from the coding sequence ATGAAACTGATCATCGGTTGCGACGAGGCGGCCTATAATCTTAAAATGGTCATCATCAAGCATCTGGAGGAAAAGGGCTACGAGGTGGACGATTTTGGCGCCGCCAAGGGCGAGACCGTGCTCTACCCCGATGTGGCCTATAAAGTAGCAGGCGAAGTGGCCAAGGGCAACTACGAAAAAGGTATTTTGCTGTGCGGCACGGGAATCGGCATGTGCATCTGTGCCAACAAGGTGCCGGGCATCCGCGCGGCGGTGTGCCACGATCCCTACAGTGCCGAGCGCGCTCGCAAGAGCAACGATGCGCAGATCATGTGCATGGGCGAGCGGGTGATCGGCGTGGAGCTGGCCAAGTATCTGGTGGATATCTGGCTGGGGTGCGACTTTGCCGGCGGTGGATCGGCGCCCAAGGTAGCCCGCATTATGGAGCTGGAAAAGGAATACCAGCAAAGGGCCTAA